The Juglans regia cultivar Chandler chromosome 1, Walnut 2.0, whole genome shotgun sequence nucleotide sequence TTTTCAACGACAGTTCCCTCTTGAACTGCCGAGATATGCTTCTCATCAACAATATCTTTTAGAGATAGCTCGTAACAAGACTCGGACATGTCTCGAACCATTTCCATAAACTGCCTTCTACCTTCTGCAATTGCTTTTTTTCTTGAAGTGGGGGAAAGATTGCTAGAACGATGGTCATGGGGGAGCAGAGGAGAAGATTCATAATCAGTACTTCCTGATGTGTTTCTCTCCCACAAGGCTGGTGAGGAAGCTCCAAACCCTTCTTCAACAAGGCTTGCTTGAGATTGAAACTCTACGTCAGTGCCATCAAACCGACCGCTAAAACTGTCATGATCTCCATTCTGACATGCACCCCAGAAATCGAATTCTATATCTCCTTCACTGTCATGACTGCTACGTATTTGGTAGGTTGGACTCACAGGAGAGAGTGGTTTCCCGGCGAACCTTTGCCGGTGATCAAACATGGTTATGGTTAGAGGAGTGGGAAGTGAAAGGAGAAAGTAGTTGGTAGTTTTGAATTGAATGTGAGAAAAATGGCCATGGGAGGGGCATTATCATAGGGAAAATTAGTCAGGGTCATTTTCTTCAAGTCATTGCCGTCTAAGATGGGGGGAAGCAGGCACATGCCACATGGTCCAACTTCCACTTTTCCACCACACATCTTCTTCAAAAACTCTGATTATGACTGACTTATTAAATCCAATTtgagtttttactttttattttagtcCATTTTCTTTGTCTTGTTAGGTTTTACTCTCCTCTCAATCCTTACagatttccatgatttcctCCACATGTCTTGACAGATTGACTCCGATGCCAAAGCTGATTTTGATGTTACTTGGAATTATTAGCTTTGAATTTTGACTTGAGTTGCATGAGATATCGACATGGCGTGCATTATGTGGTACCTGCTTTCTGGCCGTTGTTCAACGTGCCATGCGTCTTCGGTACGGCTGAATCGAGGACAGACCCATCTGTTGTGTTTTGGATGCTCTGGCATTTAAAGAAGCTTTGGTGGGgaacattttccttaatttctttGGATGATGCTTTTAGTGTTAGTCATGGGTCACGTTGTCTGTTACAAAGTTTTATGGACCGACATTAACACAAGCAGCATGTGTCCTAGTTAGTATGACTATTTGTTGTCTGCTCAAAATTCAATCCAACGAAATAGAGCAAAAATATGGCTAGAGGGATTTATGCCAGGTAATAGCAAGTAATTGATACAATTGGTAAGCCCCCCTAGGGATCTTTGGAAAGagaataaaatgtttaaaaaagagATTTTGTTTCAAGAAATAATTGGggaaatttacaaaaatgcctTAGAGACAaccaaaatatttaatatgaaatatgaaataaataatataaggtATTCTTGAAGTGCAATCACGCCATACTTTTATTATAGGATGctatattaattagaattgaTGTTTATATGagcaattttaattatatgacattttgTGATAGAAAGAGAATATCTCGCCATAAGTactcttagggcaggtttggggtacaagacaaaacataaaattttcatctcatctcatatcatctcatcattacacatttttcaaatcctcataaaaaatataataaacaattcaactttttcacatctcaatacacttttttcaaagtccaaaacaataataatattaaaccataatattttaaatttcaaaacaaaatacaaaattctcatctcacccccaaacctacccttaaagtatttaataatttttatacgAAATAAAAAGCTAGTTATTTATAAGGAAGCAGGCACAAAGTGAGTCATTAACTTGGATTAcatcaatctctctctccaacGACCTCTAGTCATGATATGTCACTTGGTAATAAGGTTTTGAATACCGTGTCGTACCGGTCAGTACGGTCGGTATTTACCATATCTGGTAATTGACATGGAGGAGATAGGTGTTTTGTACCAGATCAAATATAGACCATTTTGGTGCGTTTCAGTTAATACCAGTCGATTTTTGGTGTATCGACCAATTTTTAGTGTACTGAccgaaattttatatttttgtatttttcgtgtattttcataatttttactttaattCTCACATatgaaaactatttttttaaacttttttaatccTATTTTCTTgagaattgaaaatcaaatccctACTCTCATTTTCATGATGAAGATAagtgaatgttttttttatagttggattgagaacttagaagtattattaagttttataaatatgtgttttaacttttcaagatttgcattgatgttattttgaaatataatttatacatatataattaatttatctatatatagactatctcgaaacggtaccaatactgaaatatttcattccagtacCTTAACTGAAACCGTCACCGAAACGGTACTCAAAACTTTGCTTGATAATCTTACTACACACACATAATTTTCCAGCCTAACGGACACTAGAGATTGGTGCGAGGCTAAGGTTGTCGACCTAGAGCAAACATTAGATGGAAAATATAGGGAATCACATTTTCTGTAACACACCTGATAGGTAGTGTTTGGATAActaaaaaatatgagagaaaatgtaaagaaaatggTCAGATTCGAGGTTGACCTAGtttccaagaaaaaagagatagagattagaaataagaaaatattgtattaAGGTTTTGGATGCCTCTTCAGAGCCAGGTTGCTCAATACATATAGCCCACGTATTGGACTTGGGCTAACAGTAACAACAAGATAATAAGACTAGAATCTGCAACTAGTTTATGCTATGGGCCTAAGCCTACTACCTATTACAATCTAAAGATCTAGTAACATAGTCTAAGGCCTAACACACAAAGATAAAAGTAGTAAAATGATAGAAGGATAGTCAATGGCTTGGATTGGGCCCACGTTACTCGGCTTGTTACATTGCCGTTCCTTTcaagaaccttgtcctcaaggttggaAGCACGGATGCAACTCTACTACTCAGTCCTTGTAACAAACTTTTCCATATTTTATTCCGTAATCCCAAATGAAATCCTCCCTCTTGCTCTATTGCATCAAGAATCAACTTGACCGTCTCATCAACAGCCTTGTAAGGCACAAGGGTGGCATCAATACCACCAATAGTCTCTAGTTTATCTCTACACAAGGCTACCAACAAGGAGCAATCATTCTCATAACAACCCATTGTGAGATACATGCGACCACCACCAGGGTAAAAAACGAGAATgctatttttcctaattttgtCACTCTTCTTTAATCCATTTCAATCCCTATGTAATTAGCTTTCGAACAACAAGTAACCCACGGATCCAATCAACAAATGGGACTCTATCAGGATAGACCAAATTCATTGCCTCTCCTTTTAGACCAACCTGATAGGACTATTTTTGCAACGAGGTTTCATCAAGACCATAAAGAAAAATTGGACCAAGGATTCATGTTTTCCACATCTCATAATGCAACCAAAGTTTGGTAACCCCACAACTATGTTGAGTAGTGCAATTCTATTTCTTCTTGCATGCTAGTTGACTGGTCCTACAATTGTGAATTGCCTCTGTCCCCTAGTCCCAACAGCTGATCCAGAACATTGCCCATTGAAGAAGATATGAGCAGCATGGTCAGACAACCCAGGAATTGGGAGGTTCGTTTCCAACCTCACAAGTTCCAGGAGGTTACAACCCTCCATgtctagtgtgtaaacatggcTATGCtctcttcctctatcaaagggctCAAAAATTCATTGAGTTGGGAAAAGATCAAGCAGTTGAGAAACAAAGTTCTTATCATCTAAATTTCTCACATCAAACCCACTTTCCCCTCCACTCTCTAAATTCTTTTCCAACCCCTTCTCCACCACTCAAAATTTACGAGGCTCTTTCAGTAGCTCGATGGTGTCCTGTCCATTACAATTCATTCCCAAatgatttctttctcttcctctgtcAAAAGGcttcaaaacaattttaagtGGCAAAAAATCAAGCAGTTGAGGGGCAAGATTTGTATCTACTGAAACCAGCAACCCCAGACACatcttccattttccttttagttGTTCTTTCAGACCAACACACCAAAAATGGAACCATTCTATTTTGTAATTAGGATTATCACAAGCAACCATCTCACCATAGCTAACTTGGTtactgtgataccccatatgatatggataagggtaggtagtgtatgagatctcacattgcttgggaatgagaagttcttgctctttataaggttttaatgggactccaattgtatcattgactagtcattttggagtataggccatgtggtatgggccttctattggggcgttacagttacATAAACAGTCAATAGGTTCATTTGGATCCATGGTTAGATCTAAATCCATCCCAGAAAAGTTTGCAACAGTTGCTACTTCTATCATTTCCACCATTGCTGTTGTCGCCTGGCTTGTTGTTGAGCTCGATCTTGGTCTGCACGAATAGGTTCGTAGTAAGAGTTTTAGCTTTCTGTTTTTCGGCGACATACGAAAGAGAGAAGCCTGAGGGGAGTCGTCAACAAAGTGGGAAACCCATTCAAGCTCTGCCAAATCATCATCAGTTACGGCAAGTTCACTGGTGAGATGAGACTCAGAGTCAACGGCTCCAGAGAAATGGGTGGAATTGGAACTATCATCGTCGGCTTGTTCCTGGGAGGACGAGccagaaagaaaattttttatgagttgttCCTCCGGCAACTCTTACTGCGTCGATTTCTTTAGCAACTCTCCATCCAAACTTGATTTCAATGCTCTCTTGTCCATGCATTGCTCCATTTTTGTATACACGGGATCTGTAGCTACTTTCTCGACAAGTCCCTTTGAGTATGATGTCTCCTTGTTGGCTTCAGAACCTTCAACTACGCAAACTCTCATATTTTTTGGAGAACTCGAAAGGATAAAACCCAATTGGCAACTGCATCCTTGTCGACACGATCGAGTGTGGAGAGGATGAGAAAAAATCTTATCCTTAGCCCTAGGAGATGAGAAAAAAGAGTTAATAGATAACATGAAAATGGCGTGGGTTTATGGGTTGATGGTGAGGAGTCGGGAATTTGAAACTCGACACCACTGGGATCAAATTTCCATCTAATGGCTAGGCCTTCTTACTATTAATGAGTCGGCCTTCTTACTATTAATGAGTCTTTGTTGCCAGGGACAactgaaagaaatgaagaaaatgaacaacAATTTATAAGAGGAAGGGAAGGACACGAGATTCGAAGGGAGAAATCAGAGAATGGAGGAAATGATTTTTGGTTTTTAACGAGATTTATGAAAACATGAGAAAGAGTAAGCCGAGCGGTGATGACTACTTCCTTTTCTTCCATTATTGCTGtatatttttcctcttcttgtTGACAATAGAGTTGGTTTTCCAGATTTGAGAACTCTTCATTGAAGTTGTTCTGAAAATCTTCAAGATTGTTCTTGACATCTTTGAATGTTTGCAAAATAACATCCAAATGTTGTTGTGATTGTTCGACTTATTCTCTGATGTTGAGcaatgatgaaataattttttctatttctatggATTGATGAAGCCGATGCCAAGGAAAGACTAGCTCTAGATACTGCTTTTAACACACTGGATAGGTAGTGTTTAGATAActaaaaaatatgagagaaaatgtaaagaaaattgTCAGATTCGAGATTAACCTAACTTccaagagaaagagatagatatCAGAAATAAGAATATATTGTATTAAAGTTCTAGATGCCTCTTCAGAGCCAACTTGCTCAGTACATATAACCCACGTATTGGGCTTGGGCTAACAGTAACAACaagataataagattagaatctACAACTAGTTTATGCTACGGGCCTAAACTCACTACCTATTACAATTCAAAGATCTAGTAACATAGTCTAAGGCCCTAACACACAAAGGTAAAAGTAGTAAAATGAAGGATAGTAATGGCTTGGATTGGGGCCACGTTACTCGGCTTGTTACATTTTCTGCCCCCGCCCCCCAAAATTAATTTCAGCTCACACACTGCAAAGCGACAAGCAGCCCCATCGTCCAATTATATCCATTGAGATGGATCGAAATGGGTGATGTGATACAATTTTGACGGTAGGATATTATCCAAGAGTGCACAATGCACATTACATTATCAGTCAAACCTTTTGATAGTTTGATAATGTAACGAgtcaattttgttaatttggaGTGTAAGGCATACGACAACTGTAGGGtgaaaaagtatatttttccaaaataaaaagttaCCTGACAAAA carries:
- the LOC108996412 gene encoding uncharacterized protein LOC108996412, with protein sequence MFDHRQRFAGKPLSPVSPTYQIRSSHDSEGDIEFDFWGACQNGDHDSFSGRFDGTDVEFQSQASLVEEGFGASSPALWERNTSGSTDYESSPLLPHDHRSSNLSPTSRKKAIAEGRRQFMEMVRDMSESCYELSLKDIVDEKHISAVQEGTVVEKSSAFHPETEPQMKKQKKKKKGINKARQVSRIRSMDSETFLLKMFFPTSLALKKKSKAGECSKVSPTPSFVETKHHTDKEWWIKRFFLVGDSKRSRGNIMSGSTSSSNSSTSRQDDASFIPGCWCFFHTKKNKAKRQKGCLLECN